The DNA sequence ATACTAGTTGTTTTTATCGATATGGTTTTGATGACTTTTATGTTACTTGCATTGTTTCTTTGATTTGTAGTTTTTTTGGTTTCGAGAATTTATTGGAAGAAGAATATATGATTAGTATGAAATGCAGTTGGTTTGGATGTGATCACATTTATATACTAGTTGTTTTTTTTTGATATGCTTTTGATGGATTTTATATTAATTGTATTGTTTCTTTGGTTTTTCGTTGGTATGGTATAATGTTAGATTATTTGGCATTTTATTGATATATTTTTTGGCATTTTGTCGATATGGTTTTGATGATCTTTTATAATTTGCATGTTTTTCTTTGGTTTTTGTTGATACGGTATACTGTCAGATCATTAGGTTTTAGTTGTGTTTGTGAATGAATGTTTTGATTTGTCCAAGAGTACGAATGTGAGTAGATTGGAATTGGTTAGTTTAATTTGGACATATTCCTTTGGTTGACAAGCACGTTCTATTACATCGTGTTGGTGGTAACTGAAAAGGGCAAGGACAAGGCCAAACCCGATGGGGAAAGTTTTATTGGCTCTTGTCATGATACCACCATATTTAGCAGCAAAAGACCCTGATGGGTCAGTTCCCCTGCTTTTTAATTATATACTTGCAATTTTTTCATTGCAAGACAAGCTTGTAGACACAGGGTTATTTAGACTGTATATCATCTCAACGACACTTTGGTTTTCTGAAATTTCCAAGTCTTGAGATTTACTGCTATCTCAGTTGCATTCTTTTTACGCTGAAGAATGACAAACATTTGTGATTCTAATCGTGCACTGAGACCTTTACTAAGTTGAGCATTTGTTTTGATGAGTAGCGTCGAGCTAGTGCAGAGCACTTGCTCTACTGGTGTTGATGATGGTTTGTTTCTTAAGATTAAAAGAATAATTAGTAGATACAGCTACAAGAATCATAAGAATCTGTAGATAAGAGAATGCTAATCTGTCCACAAAGGATCTGACTAGCTGTCCTGCACTAAATTTGATGCATGCACTACACGTCGACGGATTAGTAGTTTTTGCACTACAAATCTGTCGTTTGAAATGGGTCAACGTATGACACACCTTGTCGCTGAGCTTTGTTGATTTTAGCTCCTCTAATATTGAAATGCTCAATTATTATTTGCAAATTGCCTTCATTATGCAGAGAGAATTGAATATAAGAGACTAGTTAAGGTTTTTTCAAGGTTTACATTCTGTTTTTTAGTTGAATTATTGTAGTTATATTGAAATAAGATCAAATTTATTTACAACTGAGTTTATGTTGTGTATGTTGTTATTCAATGGATTTATGATGGGTATGTTGTTATTTAATGTAGATTTTTTTGTTCAAACTAAATGTGCTTTACATAGTTATCTCCTGCCACCGAATGATTTAGTTATATGAGGTTAATGATAATGAATTTATATGAATTTAGAGAAGATATTGTTTGTTTTTGCATGGTTAGATAGCGTTTCTTTTAATTTGTATGGGGTTTGTCATCACACTTGATACATTTAGATTGTGCCAGGGATCTTCTGTTTGCAATATATTTCTGGATAATTTTTTTTCCAACATGAAATTTATTAAATAACTTATATAATTGATTCACGTGTATTTGTATTTTCTTTTCAGATTCTTGCTTCCTTTTGTTACATGATGACAAGGCTTATGTTTTTTTAAGGAATTCCTGAAGTTGTTTTTTTCATTAAAATccattatttcttttgatttctTAATATACTGCATAAGAATATGATTGGCAAACCCACTCTAATGCTTAACGAAATTCATTTGTAAGGCATACATATAATTCTTTATAAGAGTAAAAAATGTCAGATGTACAGACATCATATTCTTCAGTAAAGACATACGAGCTTGTGACTAGTTGCACTGATATAACTATATAAAATGCTTATTACTTACCACCATATAACTTCCTAATTGTATATAAGTTCTACCTGTATATTCTTCAAAATTTTGGGTCAAATATTAGAAATTTCTGGTGTATGAACATGAACATTGGGAGTCTGGGACCGAGATCTACTTGGTCAAGCAAGAACCCCAAATTTGCAAATTGAAGTTGCGATTTGGTGGTTGTGCTGGCTGAAATTCTGTCAGTCCATGTTGTTCTTCAACTAGTTTAATATTATTCATCCAGAGGGGTGAGACCGAGAAATAGCCTAAACCAGACGTGGCCGGAGAGATTGATGCTGGACAAATTCTAGTGAAATTGTTAATGGCTGGTGCTGATAATGAACTTTCACTTGTGAGGCACCCAAGCGTGGAACGGAAAGATAAAAGGGCCAACACATCTTTCTGGTCCAGTTCCTCTGTGTTAACATGTAAAATTTCTCGAAGCCTAAACAATATTTCAACTGGCGGTTTCTCTTGATATGGGCAGGATTCTTATATTTATGTTCTTTTTCTGGGAATGCAGGTGGCAATTGAGTGTCTAGCTTAGCGGCATGTGCACTTTTCTTTGGCTGTAGTTTCAAGTAAAAGCAGGGTTGTTATCTGATCTCTGCACTTGCCTTTTTATCCCAGCAGCCCCGAGCACTACGGTATGTGCATCTTTAGTAGCGTCTGCACAATTACATTGGTACAAATTTTGTTTAGTCATACACTTAGTAAACAAAATTATCTTTGATCGTTTTTACTATAGTGAATGTTGTCAAATGATTTGTAGTGTACTTTTGGTCAATATGCTGATGTTGTGCACAAATAGCTTATGTTGCTAGGCGCTAACTACCTTTTGCGGCATAGTCATCGTGGATATCTTTCTGGCTGTATTTCTCCTTACAGCCGTTTATCTGTGGGACCATCCATGCAACTATCAGGGAAGATTCTCTTGGTTCGTTACAGGTTGGAAATGCCTTTCTGTATTACCAAGAATAAAAAGAATTTCTACGAGTTTCAAAAAAATCTAACACGATTTAAGTTGATAACCCATGTGTTCAAATATAACATGTCATATTTTTTACATCTCTTTGGCTGAAACAACTTGAATTTTAAGAAATCGACAACTTGAATTTTAAGAAATCGACTAATTGAAATGACTACGAAGACACAGCATTGCCACCGAGTTGTCATCTTCCATATGGCAGCAAAACAAAGTTTGATGCAGAATTTCCGGATGGAGGGAGGAAGAAGTCATGTATCAGCGAGAAAACCGCAGGGAAGATTCCCAAAATCCTTACTTAAGTATAGGTCTTTAGTCTTGTGCTGCTTCAAAACAGGATCTGCCCTTGGACTGAATTCGCCAGTAAGTGCATTGCATATCAGAACAAAGATTTTTCCCTTCCTGTCACCTGTGCTTGGTGAGAAATATTCCTTTCAGTCGCTTGTTAAAATTACTTGTTGATGACAGTTATATAAATGCAGTTTACAGGCATAAGATTGCTTGCTTAATGGAAGCTTTTGTGGAACACAATAAGGTGAAACTATGTTTGCTCCAGAAGATTCAATGACAAGTACATCGATGTTAATAATCTATAGAATTACGAGCATATCTTTCTATTTGGATTTTGGGTATCTTCCCTACGGTTTTAAGtcaattattttcaagtcaattAAATTTGTGTACTGTAAAAATTCTCTAAAGTCTTTCGAGAAAGTCTATTATTTTTACAATTCCAAGAAAGTCAAGAAACTGTTTTAATCATTTTGTTGTGCAGATAGATTACGAGCTCTCTAGGGCTTGCCGCGAACTGAACGAAGTTGAGATTGTGTTGCTGACTGTCGAAGATATGAAAATATGAATCAGCGCTCTATCTCTTGCAATTGTCTCTGAACTTTAGCAGCGTTTTCTTCGTCTATGGTCCTGGCATTTACGTCTTCGCTCTATCTCGAGTTGCTATTTCGATGAACAGCAGAGCAAGCAATTGTTCGTTAAATCaataaaaagaagaaaaaaatatcCGAGCAACGAAAATTAGTAAAGCTATAACAACATAATATCCAATAAATCTATAAAACCCTAATGATCAGAACGCAAAACCCAAAAATCAATTGTAAAACAACAAATCAAAAACAGAACACACAATCACAATCAATAATAAACAGTGATGAAAATTAATAAAAACTTGGATTCCATTCAGGTCTGGTCTTGTCTTGAAGAATTCAGTAGTAGAAGCTTAATACTTGGATTCCATTCAGGTAATTCTGTAATGTTATAAGGATATGGTTATTAATTAGATTTGCTACCCTGCTGATTTTTATTTTGATGGTATTAATGTTGTATTAAATTGATAAAGAACTGAAATGGAGGCGGCCATCTGAGGCCTCTGTTTCGTGTTAAAAACATTGACTTAATGCATCATTAAGATGCAAAAAAATTTCTTTTTTGCTATGTGTGATGCTAAAATTTTACCAATGAGACTCTTGTGATGGACAAGAGAGATGCTTTGAAGGCTTTGCTTTGAAATCTTGCTTGGTCTGAAATCAAGGTAAGAAGAAAAGAATGTTATATCCTATTTATGATTTTCAAAGATGACGGTTTCAGTTAGTACTGGTTTTTGCATAATGCAGAGTGGGCGTCATGCCAAACTTCCGTCTGTGCAATATAATAGTTCATATTGTGCTTATAAGTCATGGTAGTTTAAGATATTTCTGTATGACCAGATATTCAGAAACTTGAAGAAGTTACATCTTTATGACTTCTCCAGTGGGTGTGTTTTTTCTGAAATGGCAGCCTCGTGGTGGTAGCTGGTGTGTGCCAGTAGTTGGGTTGTGATCCAATATGATTACGTTTTGGCATGAGGTCCATAGCGCCAAGTGTTGCCTTAATTTCATTGGTTTGTGACATTTTGCGCGTCATTTCTATATGGCTGTATGCAAGTTATCGACACACACATGAACTCACTTGGTAAATAATGAGTAAATTGGTCCTGGTAATGCTAGTCTTATCTATACTTCACCAAAGAGATGCTATACTGACGTTCCAAATGTGATCTATTTTGGCATAAGATTTAGTTATATTCTGTTCCATGATTTTTTTGCATTAGGTGCTTTTGAGATGTTATTTCCTTTTACAAGTACTCAGAAGCAGTCTCCGAGATGTTGAAACTTGACAGTTCTATCTTTTCTCTTGATATTTGAAGAGCAGGTGTGCTTGTTCCGATAATATGGATCTGCAACTTACTATAACTGAACACACCTTCTGGCAGTTTCCTTAACATTATTAGTGAGGGATGTTTAGCCATTTAGGTTTATCAATGCACGTTAGTAGTCTATAACCAATTCATCATCTGTTGCAAAGGTTCAGTTAGCAGAGGGGACCTTGCAGATCTCTTAACACGTAAGGTACAATCTTATTTTCCCCCTTATATTGCCTAATTTAGCCATTTAGATTTATGATATGATTTAATTAGTTCTTTTATAAACGTTGTGGCAAACCTATACTTAGACCTGGCAATTCGTTCGTGTCgtatactttcgtgtcgtgtattttcgtgtttcgtgtacttGAAGGTCAAACACAAAACCGACATATTTAGCGTTCGTGTATattcgtgttcgtgtactttcgtttcgtgtcgtgtatgtcgtgttaattgaatttaaatatatattaaatttaatattaatataaattaaaatataagatttttaggtaaaaaaattataaaatatatgaaaaatatatatttagatctcATATCTATACAATATAATTAAATCAAatcatattttaaaaataaatatgcatacatttattataattatacatatattcataaaaaatattaaaatttaattataatatttatttatgtcgtATACTTTGTGTCGTGTCGTGTACTTGAAGGTTAAACACAAAACCAACACTAAATCTCGACCGTGTACTTTCGTGTACTTTCGTATCGTGTACTAAAAATGCAAACACAAACACTAAATTTTCGTGTCGTGTCCAAAATTGCCGGGTCTACGGCTATACTTAACTATATGTCTTTTTTGCAGGatgttattttttttaatattattatttccATATCTACATTTATGAGAAATTTTCGATCTTTTTTTGTCTGTCAAACAAATAAATTGCATAAGATATATAAACGAtgtttttattataaaaaaatgcCTTTCTCGATTGATGTTCCTATTTCTCACTTCGATTCTTTCACCCGAATACACCTTCATTATTAACAACTACATTTACAGTACTACACTCTCTTTTCCTCAGAGGACCGGAGCCCTAAATAACAGCTGAGCCATATATGTACCTCATTCCAGTACTGGTAAGCAATCTTGTTTTAATTATTACCATCAGCCTTTGGAAAGGATACTTTTTTTTGCATTTAAAAGGAAAATCATGTTGTCTACCCGATAAATCCCTAAATCCTTTTGCTCTTCTATACACTTCTGCGAGTTACTTGTCGATTAGTCGAGTATTGTTGTAAAATTGGACCAACCTTCAGGTAGACTTCGCATTTCCTTGCTTAGAATTAATTcaatttcacttgtattcatgTGAGATGATTCATCACTTGTCCCCAAGTATTTTCCTCGACTCAGTTCAGTTTTTAGTTCCCTAATTGGTTCATTGAGTTGTTCATTTGATAATAATTCTATAATAGATCGTCAACCCGTGAACAGGGGATAGTCTTATGTGACTAGCTAGGTGTTGTCTTTTCTCAGATTTAATGGTATTATCTTTTCAAATGAGTATATCTATTTGTTTCGTATGATTAAGTCTTATTCAGTTCATGGAATACGATTAATTTTATTAGCAATTCAATTTGAATATGAATTTATGCATTTACTTATGAATAAGGATTGTGTTCGCTAGATTGTTGGCGAAATTGGCACTTCATTAATTATTTCGATGATACTAGTTTTCTACATAGGGTACTTGTCTGATGCTTTGTGTACTACAATAAATGTATTTCTGTATTTGAGTCTAATAGATCTCAACATCATGTTCTTGTGCTCTTTAAGAGATCTTGCGGTTCAATGCATTACCCAACTTTGTTCATCTATGAGTTAATGGTAAAATAGATTAGTGGTTTCAAAGCAATACAattctttcttcttcatcttcttgcTTGCTTGTCTCAAAAAATAATCCCTTATGAAACTGTTCATCTCACTGTTACCTGAAGGCCATTTTAATTCTTGATAATGATACAGTGTCCAGAGCTTCCTATTGTCCCTTTCCTGTCATTGCATTCAGACCACTTGTGATATGTAAACTAAGAACTCATGATTGCGGGAGTTAATATAGAGCTCAATGGAACATTTTTTGTACACAAGGGAGTGTGCTTTTTCTGGCTCTTGTTTTGAGGTTTCACTCAGTCTGAATATTAATATCAGCAAAGAGCATGTTCTATTCTTTTAGGGAGTGTGAGGATTGCACATTTTGTCAGTGTTAGTTATGGAGTGGGGGTCATACCAAGCTTCTGCTGTGCAATATAACAGACCATTCGGTGCTTACTAATAGTTGATTGTCAAGATTATATTCTGTGATCTTGTTCCTTTGGTTGTCGACATTATATCACGCAAATGTTCCAAGAGTTTATTTGATGCTTCTGTAGATTTCAAGATGTGGAATAGAAAACTAATTGTGAATAAATTCAATTTGTACTTCGTATTATTTTGACAAGTAAAAAATATAAGATCAAAGAGTGAGTCCATATTAGAATCTGCCAATCTGGTCAAGTTTCGATATGCACTATGTTATTTCAAACTTCATTCCCGTATTCTCTTATCAGATACTAGTTTGAATCAGTTATCGCATTTTGCAATTGAAACATGattttgtattaattttttttctggCATGAGCTTAAATTTGATGTTTTTGATCTTTAcaagaaaatgaaaataaaaatgtAGACGGGATCAGTTGATGATGTTTTTGGGAGATTTAACAAAATGCTGATAGTTAAAATAAATTCTAATTTTATCGATGGATGTTTTACATTTGTTTATTTGATTATATATCTATCTTAAATTACTTCCACAAACTTTTAACAGGAGCAATAAAGGACACCCAAGGAAACCTCAAGTCCTCTCCGACTCTCGTTTGTTGTTCTATCTTAACGAAGTAAGAGATCCTGAGAAATCCATATACTACCATTTGTTCGACAGCAAAATGCAAGTGGGCGGAAGACCTGATCTTGGTGGAAGACCTGATCTTGGTGGAATGGAGCAGGCATTTAGTGCCAAAGTCATGAGGCATCTTGATTATCATTTTACGCACGAATTTACATATCTTCCTTGGTATGTTTCTTTGACATTGCTCTCTATTAGTATTAAGATCTCTATCTTGAAGTTTCTTAGGCCCTGGTGCGATGAATATATGCTCCTCACAAGAGCATGTATCATGCAAATCATAGCATAGGCATTAGGATGTACAGAACTGCGTCGAGCCTTGGTTTGTCAGATCCGAGCTTGACAACCGAGTCAAGCGGAGCTTTCTAATCAATCAAAAAATGATTATCAAGCTCGACCGGATAATAAACCAGCCAAACATGAGTTTGTTCTAGCTAACTAGCTAACTAGCTAACTAGCTAACTGTTCATATATTTTTTCACTCAACCAAGTCAAATTAAATATAATTCGAATGAATCAGTCTCACAACCATGTCACATTCTATAATTAAATCACATTCTATAATCTTAAACCCGTATTACATATTCTTTTCTTCTATGCCATTGCGTATGTGAAAATTACCAATTTTATCTTTAATTCTTGAAGATTTTGCACATAGGTACTTTTTCAAAAATCTAAACCTAAAAGTCTTAAAATTGGGTAAAATTAAATTTTGTAGATGGAATCATTTTGATTAATGTCAACTAATGACTTACAACAGTTGATTAGTCATTTATGTGTTAACAATTATTTTGTTTGatgatattttttatttttttgtttacGAACGACTTCGTTCATTGACAATCCTAATAGGCATCCCAAGTAGGAAAATGTAGTGACCTCTTCTTGCTCAAGTATAGATTACGTGCGTGCGCGCATGTGTAGGCTGCAACAAGACTTATGTAGTCAGAATAAGAAAAACAAATTCTACCAACAAGATTTAATATTTTAGGAAGAGAAAAGCAAAACAGAGAAATCATTACACCGACTCATTTATGTTGCTGAAAAAGTTGGCCATGAAATACTTCTGAAACATAGTTTCTTAGGTGAATATAAATGCTGCATATAGTGGTGTTTATGCTATGCTGGACTAAAGGTATCTTAAGTTAAATTACGGTACATAGGGCTTGTTTTAGGATAATCTATATGGCAAAGCGTCTGTTCTCCAAACAGAACGAACAGAGATAGATCTATCAGGCAAATTCGTTTTAGACTCTTAGCTTCGGTTACAAAGACTCTTCAGTATTTTTTTTTAATTGTGCCTATGTACTCGATACTAGGACATGGGGTAATGGACACTCGGACCTCTTTTAGACCATAATATGAAAGATCATAAGATTGTTGAGTTCGAGACTTGAATACATATCTACATTAATTAGACAGTACCAGCCTTGTCCAGCAGCATAGCCTTTGACACTCTCACTCTTATACAGACGTTCAGTTTTCACAGATCTTTTAAATCCTTTCCTTACAtttgaaatattaaaatttaatggcCTTTTCCATAAAGCTGTGCAGTGATTGGAATTTTATTATAGAGACATGCATTCGTAGCTAACTGTACTCATTAGTTCTGCCTTTTCACCCAGCATATTTTCTGTATAAATTGTAATGTAATTTAGTCAATTTTTTGTTCATAATATCTCTGTGAAATCAGTTTATATATGTGCTTAACTGCTAATGTATTAACAGCCAATAGGTAACAGTAACAGCCTTATTGAAGTTTCTCCACCAAATTTATCTTATTGTTTTTAAAGTCATGGAGAGGATGACTGTGACCTTGCGAAACATCTTTAAAAATTCTGTTTTTTTAAAGCAAGAAGTTTAAAAAGAATTATATCATACACATGAAATGACATGTTTGTTCCGGGATTGTAATAATTTATTCGTTTCCTTGTCACTTGAAGGGAATCTCCGCAGAGAACAGACAAGAGACGAAAGCGCAGAAAGACCAGCAGGAGGTCGGAAAACAGCGTTTGGGGACCATGGTACCAACTCCCCAGGGACCTTCTCGATAAAATTATGTTAAAACTTGATATAATTGACTACTTCGCATTCAGTGGTGTTTGTAGATCATGGAGGCTTGGGTCTATTGATTTCCACAGATCCTATATGGAACGTCAGCAACCCTTGGTGGTTGTGAGGCCAAACCATACTAAAAGATCTTGCATCCTATATAATATGTTTAATGGGAAAGAATACAAAGTTTTGCTGCCGGATTTGTGTCGCAAGCCCTTTGTGGGATTGTCATCTGGCTATTTGATCACAATCGACAGAAATTGGGAGTTTTGGCTTGTCAATTTGATGACAAGGCACGAGCTTCGTTTTCCTGTCCTTCCTCAAATTTTTCATCATATTGACAAAGGCAGATATCATCCTGTCCTCTTTCAGTCAACTCGGCTTTCAAAGTTTTTTATGGTTCTTTTCTTTGTGAAACTAAATTATCTACTGTTGTCTGAAAGTGGTTCCAGCAGTTGGCAGGTGTACTTTTTCCCAGAAGCAAGTGCTGGGATTTCAGATGTAAAGATTTTCGATGGGAAAATCTTTGTTCTAATGTTTGATGCACTTGTTGGTGAATTCAGTCCATGGGCGGATACTGTTCTGAAGCTGCACAGCGCTAACATCCCTGTTGTACTTCCCCCATATGCGTCTTTGCAACTAGTGACTTCAAAAGAGAGGCTTTGCATGAGTATATCTCGTTACAATCATGGATGGCGTCAATATCTTGCTCTGTATGAACTTGACCACATGAAGATGGAGTGTGTTAAACAGATTCATGACTTGGGCTCCAAATCGCTGTTTATGAGTAGGTTTAATTCTGCCGTGGTTGATACAAGTGGTTGGGGTGCAGGTAATTGTGTCTGTGTTCTTGAAGCAGAAAATATAAAGAAATGGACGCTATATCAATTGAATGGCACCAAACTAGCAGCAGCTCCAGTTGTTTGGCATGCTCGTCGTTGGGAACTACGTTTTTGGTATTTTCCTAGTGAAGGTCTTGACGTCAGTTGTGTTAATGACGAATTTGGCATGTAAGTTTATCAAATATTCTGTCGAAGTCTGTACTTTTGTGTTTGTCAGGACTAAGTCTGTACTTTGTTGTTTCCTAATTATATTTAAGTGTTAAGTTGTAATTTGTGACTTATAGGCACCAGAGAGACCAGAGCGCTTGATCTTATTTTATGTAATCGAACTTATTCTATGTAATCGGTCTTTGGCACCAAAAATTGTTGACTATATGACAGGCCTTTCTTGTTAATTTGTTTCGTTAATTTACAGTTATACAGTTCTGTTATTCGAGCACATATTTACCCGTTACCCGTTAACGTGTATTATTTTGTGTATTGATCGCAGATTGTTTCACATTATTCAAATTTTTTCAGTAGGTAAATGTTCTTCTTATGGAATTGTTCTTCAGTATTTTAGTTATTGTCAAAGCTTGAAGATGGAAACAACATTTGAACCCACTAAAAATAAAGATCTCAAGTGCAATAAAGATTCTACGGTGACCAAATCAGATATATATACAAGAATTTATTTCTCAAATTCTTGGGTACAACCTAGGATGTGAAAACATGAAAACACATGCAAAGAATGTGTTATTGTGAAAAGTAAGGCTGTAATTCGAGTTAGGCCGAGTTCGGGCAGAGGTTCCGGCTTGTTTAATTACTCGAGccggctcggctcgactcgtgaaattaaacgagcCGAGTTCGGGTAGAGTTTTAGGCTAGATTAAGTGTAAAATTAAACGAGCCGGCTCAACCAACTCGTTAAAACCGGCTCGTTTAGCTAAACGTgccggctcgactcgactcgtgaGATTAAATGAGTCGAGTTCGGGTAGAGGTTTAAgctcgtttaactaaacgagccggctcggctcgactcgatTAATCTCGGCTCGAATTACGCCCGGCTCGAAACTCGGCTCGAATTACAGCCCTAAGTGAAAACGGATGATTTGGATGCCTGGGTCTTTCAAGGCAATGCATTGTAATAATGCTTTTGTGGTTCTTGAAAAAAACAATTTCGTGCATGTAGGATTCAAACCTTCGACCTTTGGGGTGATCCTAAATTGCACGAAATTTGGTCACTCGATTTTTGGACGAATAAAAAAAGTATGATAGGATGTAATTTAAAATCTAAATGCGttaaaatgaaaagaaaaatacatTTTTATTGTTAACAAAATAATGTGTACTTTGAATACTAAATGGCACGAAATTTGATCACCAATTTTTTGGgcaaagaaaaaataaaaaaatgataaCACGTAGTTTAAAATCTAAACGCGTTAAAATGTCAAGAAAAATACATTTTTATTGATAACAAAATAATGCTCACTTAAAGGGTTATTATAAAAACTAATACTTGAAGAACTAAAAATTATATGTACACAATGACCTAGAATAATATTGAAAAGGACTTTTAGACTCTAGGGCCATGTTTGTTTCATTGAATTAAGTATGGGATACAATTGTAATCCTTTGAAATTTCCAATCTCatatttattttgtaaaatattagTGAAAGGTTATCTAAtgattataatcctttaaattatCTATCCATGTTTGTTTTGTTGGAATAGAAAATATGATTATAATCCCCTCTAATACTTTGGTGGGAGAATGTATTGTTCTATCCCCTATTACAAGtcattttctgaaaaattataatCCCTCATTATAATATCATGTGAAACAAATATAGGATTGAGAAATTTGAGAAATTTAAAGGACAATTATTCAATCCCAAGGACTATCCCTCAAAACAAATCTAGATAAAATTTTAAAGGATTATAGTCCAACCATACACTAAATCCTTTCAAACAAACAAACATAGGATATGATTATTTAGTCCATAGGACTAATTTTGATGGGATTATTTATCCCCAGATTATTATCCCGGAATTATAATCTTATGAAACAAACATGGCCTAAGAGTTTAGGAGTTTAACGTAC is a window from the Apium graveolens cultivar Ventura chromosome 1, ASM990537v1, whole genome shotgun sequence genome containing:
- the LOC141660018 gene encoding putative F-box protein At2g33200; its protein translation is MQVGGRPDLGGRPDLGGMEQAFSAKVMRHLDYHFTHEFTYLPWESPQRTDKRRKRRKTSRRSENSVWGPWYQLPRDLLDKIMLKLDIIDYFAFSGVCRSWRLGSIDFHRSYMERQQPLVVVRPNHTKRSCILYNMFNGKEYKVLLPDLCRKPFVGLSSGYLITIDRNWEFWLVNLMTRHELRFPVLPQIFHHIDKGRYHPVLFQSTRLSKFFMVLFFVKLNYLLLSESGSSSWQVYFFPEASAGISDVKIFDGKIFVLMFDALVGEFSPWADTVLKLHSANIPVVLPPYASLQLVTSKERLCMSISRYNHGWRQYLALYELDHMKMECVKQIHDLGSKSLFMSRFNSAVVDTSGWGAGNCVCVLEAENIKKWTLYQLNGTKLAAAPVVWHARRWELRFWYFPSEGLDVSCVNDEFGM